From Candidatus Latescibacterota bacterium, a single genomic window includes:
- a CDS encoding GPP34 family phosphoprotein, with product MISKNSLFLHEEIMLLALRDKEGTTAGGTKYKYAIGGAILAELLLDGRIAVEKSKKKLVNLVSSKQVGEPVIDECLARIANTKRRASMKTWVTRFAGLKKLNHRVAEQLCSRGILQADEDKVLLIFTRKIYPQVNPQPERQLIERLRKAIFTEATSLDPRTIVLVSLANGSDLLKLTFNKKQLKGRKKRIEKIQNGEMAGKATKEAIEAAEAAAMVVIMITTCS from the coding sequence ATGATATCGAAGAACTCTCTCTTCCTGCACGAAGAAATCATGCTCCTTGCCCTGCGGGACAAGGAGGGCACCACAGCTGGTGGAACCAAGTACAAATACGCTATAGGTGGAGCCATTCTCGCCGAACTGTTACTGGACGGACGCATCGCGGTGGAGAAGTCCAAGAAGAAGCTCGTCAATCTTGTCTCATCCAAACAGGTAGGCGAACCCGTGATCGATGAATGCCTGGCGAGAATAGCCAACACGAAGAGGCGTGCCTCAATGAAAACCTGGGTAACCCGGTTCGCAGGCCTGAAGAAGCTCAATCATCGCGTGGCGGAACAGTTGTGCAGCCGCGGCATCCTGCAAGCCGACGAAGATAAAGTTTTACTGATATTCACCCGGAAGATCTATCCTCAAGTCAACCCTCAGCCGGAGCGACAGCTGATCGAGCGCTTGCGCAAGGCCATTTTTACCGAAGCCACCTCGCTTGATCCGCGCACCATAGTTCTCGTGTCATTAGCGAACGGCTCAGACCTCTTGAAGTTAACATTCAACAAGAAACAGTTGAAAGGCCGCAAAAAGCGAATCGAAAAGATCCAGAACGGCGAGATGGCCGGGAAAGCCACCAAAGAGGCAATCGAAGCAGCAGAGGCCGCAGCCATGGTGGTCATTATGATTACTACCTGTTCTTAG